A window from Solanum stenotomum isolate F172 chromosome 7, ASM1918654v1, whole genome shotgun sequence encodes these proteins:
- the LOC125870775 gene encoding chloroplast envelope quinone oxidoreductase homolog — translation MAGKIMQAVQYDSYGGGAAALKHVEVPVPTPTKDEVLVKVEATSINPLDCKIQKGMFRPLLPPKFPFIPATDVAGEVVEVGSNVKSFKAGDKVVAMLGTKSGGGLAEYVVPKESLTVSRPAEVSAAEGAGLLIAGLTALQALVNPAEVKLDGTGPRKNILVTAASGGVGHYAVQLAKLGNAHVTATCGARNFDFVKSLGADEILDYKTPEGAALKSPSGQKYDAVINCTTGIPWSTFEPNLSSSGKVIDLTPGASSMWTFAVKKLTFSKKQLVPFLLNAKKENLELLVRLVKEGKLKTVIDSKFPLSKAEDAWSRSIDGHATGKIFVEP, via the exons ATGGCTGGGAAGATTATGCAGGCTGTTCAATACGACTCTTATGGCGGTGGAGCTGCTGCCTTGAAG CATGTGGAAGTTCCTGTGCCTACTCCGACGAAGGATGAAGTCTTGGTAAAAGTGGAGGCTACAAGCATAAATCCTCTTGACTGTAAAATTCAGAAGGGCATGTTTCGTCCACTTCTTCCTCCCAAGTTTCCTTTTATTCCTG CTACCGACGTGGCGGGAGAGGTTGTTGAGGTAGGATCTAATGTAAAAAGTTTCAAGGCTGGTGACAAGGTTGTGGCTATGCTTGGTACCAAG AGTGGAGGTGGCTTGGCTGAATATGTGGTACCTAAGGAGAGTTTGACTGTTTCAAGACCCGCTGAAGTATCAGCTGCTGAAGGTGCAGGTCTTCTTATTGCAGGTCTTACAGCTCTTCAGGCCCTTGTAAATCCTGCTGAGGTTAAGCTCGATGGAACTGGACCCCGGAAGAACATTCTAGTTACGGCTGCCTCGGGTGGTGTCGGTCACTATGCTGTTCAATTGGCAAAACTTGGTAACGCCCATGTTACTGCCACCTGTGGAGCCCGCAACTTTGATTTTGTGAAGAGCTTAGGAGCAGATGAGATTCTTGATTACAAGACTCCAGAGGGAGCAGCTCTTAAGAGTCCATCAGGCCAAAAGTATGATGCAGTGATTAACTGCACAACAGGCATCCCTTGGTCTACGTTTGAGCCTAATTTAAGTTCGAGTGGAAAGGTCATCGATCTAACTCCTGGAGCTAGCTCCATGTGGACCTTTGCAGTAAAGAAATTAACCTTCTCAAAGAAGCAGTTGGTGCCATTTCTTTTAAATGCCAAGAAGGAAAACCTGGAATTGCTTGTTAGGCTTGTGAAGGAAGGGAAACTCAAAACAGTGATCGACTCCAAATTTCCTCTGAGCAAGGCTGAAGATGCTTGGAGCAGGAGTATCGATGGACATGCGACGGGAAAGATTTTTGTGGAGCCATAG